In Coriobacteriia bacterium, the following proteins share a genomic window:
- the ftsZ gene encoding cell division protein FtsZ: MVETGANYLAVIKVVGVGGGGTNAVNRMVEAGVKGVEFIAVNTDAQALLMSDADYKVHIGINLTKGLGAGADPDVGYQAAEESRAEIKEALQGADMVFITAGEGGGTGTGGAPIIAEVAKQDIGALTVGVVTRPFAFEGRKRAIVADEGIKRLRDMVDTLIIIPNDRLLQVAEKKTSILDAFRIADDVLRQGVQGITDLITVPGLINLDFADVRTIMADAGTALMGIGIATGDNRANEAAKAAISSPLLESSIEGAQGVLLSIAGGSDLGLFEVNEAAEVVAAAAHPEANIIFGAVIDDSMAESIRVTVIATGFAGKRKQEAIQFEESSTSVPTFEPLPEDELDIPAFLKRRSV; the protein is encoded by the coding sequence CCAATTACCTTGCCGTGATCAAGGTGGTCGGGGTAGGAGGCGGCGGAACGAACGCCGTGAACCGCATGGTCGAGGCGGGTGTGAAGGGTGTCGAGTTCATCGCCGTCAACACGGACGCTCAGGCGCTGCTCATGTCCGATGCGGACTACAAGGTCCACATCGGGATCAACCTGACCAAGGGACTCGGTGCGGGAGCTGATCCCGACGTGGGATACCAGGCTGCGGAAGAGAGCCGAGCAGAGATCAAGGAAGCTCTCCAGGGCGCCGACATGGTCTTCATCACAGCTGGCGAAGGTGGTGGGACCGGTACTGGTGGCGCTCCCATCATCGCCGAGGTGGCCAAGCAGGACATCGGCGCGCTCACGGTCGGCGTCGTGACGCGTCCGTTCGCGTTCGAGGGTCGCAAACGGGCGATCGTCGCGGACGAGGGGATCAAGCGTCTACGTGACATGGTCGACACGCTGATCATCATCCCGAACGACCGCCTGCTGCAGGTCGCGGAGAAGAAGACATCGATCCTCGACGCGTTCCGGATAGCCGACGACGTGCTGCGTCAGGGCGTGCAGGGCATCACTGACCTCATCACCGTGCCCGGACTGATCAACCTCGACTTCGCCGACGTCCGCACGATCATGGCCGACGCAGGCACGGCGCTGATGGGCATCGGGATCGCCACAGGCGACAACCGGGCCAACGAGGCGGCGAAGGCGGCCATCTCGAGCCCTCTGCTGGAGAGCAGCATCGAAGGGGCGCAGGGCGTCCTTCTCTCCATCGCGGGCGGCTCGGACCTCGGTCTCTTCGAGGTCAACGAAGCGGCGGAGGTCGTGGCCGCCGCCGCGCACCCGGAGGCGAACATCATATTCGGCGCCGTCATCGACGACTCGATGGCGGAGTCGATCAGGGTGACGGTCATCGCGACCGGCTTCGCCGGGAAGCGCAAGCAGGAGGCTATCCAGTTCGAGGAGTCGAGCACGTCCGTGCCGACCTTCGAGCCGCTGCCCGAGGACGAACTCGACATCCCCGCGTTCCTGAAGCGGCGTTCCGTGTAG
- a CDS encoding PLDc N-terminal domain-containing protein, with translation MKRSFSGAVAGAVCAATLLAASPALADTSTDAAGAGAAMFTLVCMGLLSLLGLAYFVLWIWMLVDALSRQEWEYPGSSGNSKIIWVLLMVFLNIATVFYYFMVYRKVKRGTTPPPAPPGYAAPAAYAPPAPAAYAPPAPPAPPAPEAPPAPPAPPSPPAPPVE, from the coding sequence ATGAAGCGGTCCTTCTCGGGAGCCGTAGCCGGTGCCGTGTGCGCCGCCACGCTCCTCGCAGCGTCACCTGCCCTCGCCGACACGTCCACGGACGCCGCCGGTGCGGGTGCGGCGATGTTCACGCTCGTGTGCATGGGGCTCCTCAGCCTGCTTGGGCTCGCGTACTTCGTGCTCTGGATATGGATGCTCGTCGACGCCCTGAGCCGCCAAGAGTGGGAATACCCCGGTTCGAGCGGGAACAGCAAGATCATCTGGGTGCTCCTGATGGTCTTCCTGAACATCGCGACGGTCTTCTACTACTTCATGGTCTACCGCAAGGTGAAGCGCGGAACGACGCCTCCGCCGGCGCCACCGGGCTATGCCGCTCCCGCTGCGTACGCTCCTCCGGCTCCAGCGGCGTACGCTCCTCCGGCACCGCCTGCTCCTCCGGCGCCTGAAGCGCCTCCCGCACCGCCCGCTCCACCTTCGCCACCTGCTCCTCCGGTGGAGTAG
- a CDS encoding polyphenol oxidase family protein encodes MAGRSGPRLVRMEHEGVAWHEDPAMRARGVVIAFSERTGGVSVAPYASLDLAAHVGDVAERVDENRSRLLDALGIGAMSAHLTTAEQVHGARVAEIEPRAAGAGASATRGSPPIAGADALTTTEVGIPLMLLFADCVPLVLVVPGPRPAVAVVHAGWRGALAGIAGNAVRVLAGSSDRPVQDIIAYVGAHIGSCCYEVGEDVLSRFTNRSANMAAAVAGDRLDLGAAVSEDLAKAGVSMDRQCHLGVCTAQTTDRYFSYRAEGVTGRHGALAVILGDA; translated from the coding sequence ATGGCCGGTCGATCGGGCCCGAGGCTCGTTCGAATGGAGCATGAAGGGGTCGCGTGGCACGAGGACCCCGCGATGCGCGCCCGCGGCGTCGTCATCGCCTTCTCCGAGCGGACCGGGGGTGTCAGCGTCGCGCCGTACGCCTCGCTCGACCTCGCGGCGCACGTGGGCGATGTCGCCGAGCGGGTGGACGAGAACCGCTCCCGCCTGCTCGACGCGCTCGGGATCGGCGCGATGTCCGCGCATCTCACCACTGCCGAACAGGTGCACGGCGCTCGCGTCGCCGAGATCGAACCGCGGGCGGCGGGCGCGGGTGCTTCCGCCACCCGAGGATCGCCCCCGATAGCCGGGGCCGACGCGCTCACCACGACCGAGGTGGGCATTCCACTCATGCTCCTCTTCGCCGACTGCGTGCCTCTCGTCCTCGTCGTCCCGGGGCCGCGTCCGGCTGTCGCCGTGGTCCACGCCGGATGGCGCGGCGCCCTCGCCGGCATCGCCGGGAACGCGGTTCGCGTCCTCGCGGGGAGCTCGGATCGCCCGGTCCAGGACATCATCGCGTACGTTGGCGCGCACATCGGATCGTGCTGCTACGAGGTCGGTGAGGACGTGCTATCGCGTTTCACGAATCGGTCTGCTAACATGGCCGCGGCCGTGGCCGGGGATCGTCTCGACCTGGGCGCGGCGGTGTCCGAGGATCTCGCGAAGGCCGGAGTGTCGATGGACCGACAGTGCCACCTCGGGGTGTGCACGGCACAGACGACCGACCGCTATTTCTCGTATCGCGCCGAAGGCGTCACCGGACGCCACGGCGCGCTCGCGGTCATCCTCGGAGACGCCTGA
- a CDS encoding phosphate ABC transporter substrate-binding protein — protein sequence MSLRRLGTALLLTVAVPLLLAAGGCRSGRDSSHILTVTGSTTILPIAEIAGEMFAEEHPGDRVLVSGVGSSAGIESVAGGSSDIGTSSRDLKPEEASLGLVDTPIAYDAIAVIVNESNPVDALTMEQVRSIFEGRVRNWREVGGPDMPIGLVNRDEASGTREAFFKIALKEQPFDPAAAVLPGTGQVRAVVAGSKGAVGYISYGFVDETVKAVSIDGVVPSPETVADKRYPISRMLHMLTKGEPIGIAKEFIDFLLAQPVQDGVIPKAGFIPIRGASS from the coding sequence ATGTCCCTTAGGCGCCTCGGTACCGCGCTCCTCTTGACGGTCGCAGTCCCGCTCCTGTTAGCAGCCGGGGGCTGCCGTTCGGGCAGGGATTCCTCCCACATCCTGACGGTCACGGGCTCCACGACCATCCTACCGATCGCGGAGATAGCGGGGGAGATGTTCGCCGAGGAGCACCCCGGGGACCGCGTCCTAGTCTCCGGCGTGGGATCCTCGGCGGGGATCGAGAGCGTCGCGGGTGGTTCGAGCGACATCGGCACCTCTTCGCGAGACCTCAAGCCGGAGGAAGCGAGCCTGGGTCTCGTCGACACCCCGATCGCGTACGACGCCATCGCGGTGATCGTCAACGAGTCCAACCCGGTCGATGCCCTCACGATGGAGCAGGTCCGAAGCATCTTCGAGGGTAGAGTGCGCAACTGGCGCGAGGTCGGCGGACCCGATATGCCGATCGGTCTCGTCAATCGCGATGAGGCATCGGGTACGCGCGAGGCCTTCTTCAAGATCGCGCTCAAGGAGCAGCCGTTCGATCCTGCCGCGGCTGTGCTGCCGGGTACCGGACAGGTCCGCGCGGTGGTGGCCGGCTCCAAGGGCGCCGTCGGATACATCAGCTACGGCTTCGTGGACGAGACGGTGAAGGCCGTCTCCATCGACGGTGTCGTGCCCTCGCCGGAGACGGTCGCGGACAAGAGGTACCCGATATCGCGAATGCTCCACATGCTGACTAAGGGCGAGCCGATAGGCATCGCGAAGGAATTCATCGATTTCCTGCTCGCACAACCCGTGCAGGACGGCGTCATCCCGAAGGCCGGATTCATCCCGATCCGGGGTGCGTCCTCGTGA
- the pstC gene encoding phosphate ABC transporter permease subunit PstC, with product MSADGGELRRVSAATHARERTLRYIFFSCAFVAVAGVFLIFAFVGYRGWPIFAKVGLGAFLTGRVWHPTQGSFGILPLLFGSFAGTLGALALGTPLALGAAVFLSEVAGPGVRRWVRPAVELLAGIPSVVYGFFGIIILRPVIARMTGGLGFGLLPVWIILGIMIVPTIATISEDALRCLPPGIREASYAMGATKWQTIYKVLLPAARIGIIDAVILGMGRAIGETMAVLMVAGNAPVIPDGIARPFSTLTSTIVLDMPYASGDHRTALFGMAIILFALSMGFVAAVRIVSRIGGEA from the coding sequence GTGAGCGCCGACGGCGGGGAGCTGCGCCGCGTCTCGGCGGCGACGCACGCCCGTGAGCGCACGCTGCGCTACATCTTCTTCTCGTGCGCCTTCGTCGCCGTCGCGGGCGTCTTCCTCATCTTCGCCTTCGTCGGCTACCGGGGCTGGCCGATCTTCGCGAAGGTGGGTCTCGGCGCGTTCCTCACCGGGCGTGTCTGGCATCCTACGCAGGGAAGCTTCGGGATACTCCCGCTGCTGTTCGGATCCTTCGCCGGCACCCTCGGCGCGCTCGCTCTCGGCACGCCGCTCGCGCTGGGCGCGGCGGTCTTCCTCTCGGAGGTCGCCGGTCCGGGCGTGCGCCGGTGGGTCCGGCCCGCCGTCGAGCTTCTCGCCGGGATCCCGTCGGTCGTCTACGGCTTCTTCGGGATCATCATCCTGAGACCCGTGATCGCCAGGATGACCGGCGGTCTCGGCTTCGGGCTGCTGCCCGTATGGATCATCCTCGGGATCATGATCGTCCCCACCATCGCCACCATCTCGGAGGATGCGCTGCGCTGCCTGCCTCCCGGCATCCGAGAGGCGAGCTACGCGATGGGCGCGACGAAGTGGCAGACCATCTACAAGGTCTTGTTGCCCGCGGCGAGGATCGGCATCATCGACGCGGTCATCCTCGGGATGGGACGCGCGATAGGCGAGACGATGGCGGTACTGATGGTCGCCGGCAACGCGCCGGTCATCCCCGACGGCATCGCGCGGCCGTTCTCCACCTTGACGTCGACGATCGTGCTCGACATGCCTTATGCCTCGGGCGACCACCGCACGGCGCTGTTCGGGATGGCGATCATCCTGTTCGCGTTGTCGATGGGCTTCGTCGCGGCGGTGCGGATCGTCTCGCGGATCGGGGGTGAGGCGTGA